A window of Flavobacterium flavigenum contains these coding sequences:
- a CDS encoding peptidylprolyl isomerase, whose product MLLKKLQLKTIDCRLVLTICFLLFFSSIISAQEVIKDVVAEKPADKASINKQKVDGIIATVGDYIVLDSDIDKGYLEITSQGGSVKDITRCQMLGKLLEDKLYAHQAIQDSIIVSDAEVKSMMDERLTYMMRQTGGDINKIVEFYKKSSVEEFKTYFADILKEQKLSSEMQKKIVDAVEITPEEVRNFFKKIPKDELPTFGAEMEVAQIVVEPKVSKEDKQKVIDRLNSIRKDVLEGSSFATKAVLYSQDPGSSPNGGYYKMTRKTPFVKEFKDVAFSLAEGEISDPFETQYGYHIIMVDKIKGQEVELRHILISPTVSETALKEAKERITNIRNKIVNKEISFADAARTESDQKETRANGGTLVNPNTQDTRFELTKMDATLYSQVSNLKDNEVSQPLLDTDDKGKKTYKLITVTNRIDSHVADYAKDYTKIKELALKEKQINAIAKWFDTKIKDTYIKIIGEYRDCTFTNNWLKK is encoded by the coding sequence ATGTTATTAAAAAAATTACAGCTAAAAACTATTGATTGCAGGTTAGTACTGACAATATGTTTTTTACTTTTTTTCAGCTCGATTATTTCTGCTCAGGAAGTTATTAAGGATGTTGTAGCTGAGAAACCGGCTGATAAAGCTTCAATCAACAAACAAAAGGTAGATGGTATTATTGCCACGGTTGGGGATTATATTGTTTTAGACTCAGATATTGATAAAGGGTATCTTGAAATTACTTCTCAGGGCGGTTCGGTAAAGGATATTACCAGATGTCAGATGTTAGGGAAGCTTTTGGAAGATAAATTGTATGCACATCAGGCAATTCAGGACAGTATTATTGTTAGTGATGCCGAAGTAAAAAGCATGATGGATGAAAGGCTTACTTACATGATGAGACAGACTGGTGGGGATATCAATAAAATTGTAGAATTTTACAAAAAGAGTTCAGTTGAGGAATTTAAAACATATTTTGCAGATATATTAAAAGAGCAAAAATTATCTTCTGAAATGCAGAAAAAGATTGTTGATGCAGTTGAAATAACGCCAGAAGAGGTTCGTAATTTCTTTAAAAAGATACCAAAAGATGAATTGCCTACTTTTGGAGCTGAAATGGAGGTAGCCCAAATAGTGGTAGAACCTAAAGTCTCAAAAGAAGACAAGCAAAAAGTGATTGACAGATTGAATTCTATTCGAAAAGATGTTTTAGAAGGTTCAAGTTTTGCTACAAAAGCTGTACTGTATTCTCAGGATCCGGGGTCTTCACCTAATGGAGGTTATTATAAAATGACCAGAAAAACACCTTTTGTCAAGGAATTTAAAGATGTCGCTTTTAGTTTAGCGGAAGGGGAAATTTCAGATCCTTTTGAAACACAATACGGATACCACATTATAATGGTTGATAAAATAAAAGGGCAAGAAGTAGAATTGCGTCATATTTTAATTTCGCCAACAGTTTCAGAAACAGCTTTAAAAGAAGCAAAAGAAAGAATTACAAACATCAGAAATAAGATTGTAAATAAGGAAATTTCTTTTGCAGATGCTGCCAGAACTGAATCTGATCAAAAAGAAACAAGAGCCAACGGAGGTACTTTAGTTAATCCAAATACTCAGGATACGCGTTTTGAACTTACAAAAATGGATGCAACGTTATACAGTCAGGTTTCAAATTTAAAAGACAATGAAGTATCTCAGCCACTTTTGGATACAGATGATAAAGGGAAAAAAACATATAAATTAATTACTGTAACAAACAGAATTGATTCTCACGTTGCAGATTATGCAAAAGATTACACTAAAATCAAAGAATTAGCATTAAAAGAAAAACAAATCAATGCCATTGCAAAATGGTTTGATACAAAAATCAAAGACACCTATATTAAGATTATTGGCGAATACAGAGATTGTACCTTTACTAATAATTGGTTGAAAAAATAA
- the rpoC gene encoding DNA-directed RNA polymerase subunit beta' has translation MMNNRNNKDKNPVKRFNKISIGLASPESILKESRGEVLKPETINYRTHKPERDGLFCERIFGPVKDFECACGKYKRIRYKGIICDRCGVEVTEKKVRRDRVGHINLVVPIAHIWYFRSLPNKIGYILGLPSKKLDMIIYYERYVVIQAGIAKNADGESLQRLDFLTEEEYLNILDTLPQENQYLDDLDPNKFVAKMGAECIMDLLARIDLDALSYELRHSANNETSKQRKTEALKRLQVVESFRESNLNRENRPEWMIMKVVPVIPPELRPLVPLDGGRFATSDLNDLYRRVIIRNNRLKRLMEIKAPEVILRNEKRMLQESVDSLFDNTRKASAVKTESNRPLKSLSDSLKGKQGRFRQNLLGKRVDYSARSVIVVGPELKLYECGLPKDMASELYKPFVIRKLIERGIVKTVKSAKKIIDKKEPVVWDILENVIKGHPVLLNRAPTLHRLGIQAFQPKLIEGKAIQLHPLVCTAFNADFDGDQMAVHLPLGPEAILEAQLLMLASHNILNPANGAPITVPSQDMVLGLYYMTKERISTEDHKILGQDLTFYSAEEVNIALNEGRLELNARVKIRAKDFNENGELVYKIIQTTAGRVLFNEVVPEAAGYINDVLTKKNLRDIIGHILSVTDVPTTAAFLDNMKDMGYKFAFRGGLSFSLGDIRIPEQKTKLIADAREQVEGISTNYNMGLITNNERYNQVIDVWTSANAQLTELAMKNIREDQQGFNSVYMMLDSGARGSKEQIRQLTGMRGLMAKPKKSTAGGGEIIENPILSNFKEGLSILEYFISTHGARKGLADTALKTADAGYLTRRLHDVSQDVIVNIEDCGTLRGVEVSALKKNEEIVESLGERILGRVALQDVINPLTNEVMVKSGEQITESIMRTIEASPVEKVEVRSPLTCEATKGICAKCYGRNLATGKMTQRGEAVGVIAAQSIGEPGTQLTLRTFHVGGVAGGISEESSIVTRFNGRLEIEDLKTVKGEDSEGNSVDIVVSRSTELKLVDEKTGIVLNTHNIPYGSSIFVNDGDTVAKGTVICKWDPYNGVIVSEFTGKIAYEDLEQGQTFMVEIDEQTGFQEKVISEARNKKLIPTLLVYGKEGELIRSYNLPVGAHLMVENGEKIKAGKVLVKIPRRSSKSGDITGGLPRITELLEARNPSNPAVVSEIDGVVSFGKIKRGNREIVIESKFGDVRKYLVKLSSQILVQENDFVRAGVPLSDGAITPDDILRIQGPAAVQQYLVNEIQEVYRLQGVKINDKHFEVVIRQMMRKVRVQDPGDTLFLEDQLIHTKDFIVQNDKLYGMKVVEDAGDSSVLKPGQIITPRELRDENSLLKRNDRNLVVARDVITATATPVLQGITRASLQTKSFISAASFQETTKVLNEAAVAGKVDDLEGLKENVIVGHRIPAGTGMREYDNTIVGSKDDYNEMMANKEEYIY, from the coding sequence ATGATGAATAACAGAAACAATAAAGATAAGAATCCAGTAAAAAGATTTAACAAAATCTCTATTGGATTGGCTTCACCAGAATCTATCTTGAAAGAATCAAGAGGAGAGGTTTTAAAGCCAGAAACTATTAACTATAGAACGCACAAACCAGAGCGTGACGGACTTTTCTGCGAAAGAATCTTCGGACCAGTAAAAGATTTCGAATGTGCTTGTGGTAAGTATAAAAGAATTCGTTACAAAGGTATCATCTGTGACCGTTGTGGTGTTGAAGTTACTGAGAAAAAAGTACGTCGTGACAGAGTAGGACACATCAACCTTGTTGTGCCAATTGCTCACATCTGGTATTTCCGTTCTCTTCCAAACAAAATTGGGTATATCCTTGGTCTTCCATCTAAGAAATTAGATATGATTATTTACTACGAAAGATACGTAGTAATCCAGGCTGGTATTGCTAAAAATGCAGATGGAGAATCTTTACAAAGATTAGATTTCTTAACTGAAGAAGAATACTTAAACATTTTAGATACTCTTCCACAGGAAAACCAATATTTAGATGATTTAGATCCTAATAAATTTGTTGCCAAAATGGGAGCAGAGTGTATTATGGATTTATTAGCTCGTATTGACTTAGATGCTTTATCTTATGAATTAAGACATAGCGCTAACAATGAGACTTCTAAACAAAGAAAAACTGAAGCTTTAAAAAGATTACAAGTTGTGGAGTCTTTCCGTGAGTCTAACTTAAACCGCGAAAACCGTCCAGAATGGATGATTATGAAAGTGGTTCCAGTTATTCCACCAGAATTACGTCCACTTGTGCCACTTGATGGAGGTCGTTTTGCAACTTCAGATTTGAACGATTTATATCGTCGTGTAATCATCCGTAACAACCGTTTGAAAAGATTAATGGAGATTAAAGCTCCAGAAGTTATCTTAAGAAACGAAAAACGTATGCTACAGGAATCTGTAGATTCATTATTCGATAACACACGTAAAGCTTCTGCTGTTAAAACAGAATCAAACAGACCATTAAAATCATTATCTGACTCTTTAAAAGGTAAACAAGGACGTTTCCGTCAAAACCTTTTAGGAAAACGTGTGGATTATTCTGCTCGTTCGGTAATTGTCGTTGGTCCTGAGTTAAAATTATATGAGTGCGGATTGCCAAAAGATATGGCATCTGAGTTATATAAACCTTTCGTTATCCGTAAATTGATTGAAAGAGGTATTGTTAAAACAGTAAAATCTGCTAAGAAAATCATTGACAAAAAAGAGCCAGTAGTTTGGGATATCCTTGAAAACGTAATTAAAGGTCACCCGGTATTACTTAACCGTGCTCCTACTTTGCACAGACTTGGTATTCAGGCATTCCAGCCAAAATTAATTGAAGGAAAAGCGATCCAGTTACACCCATTAGTATGTACGGCTTTCAACGCCGATTTCGATGGTGACCAGATGGCTGTTCACTTACCATTAGGACCAGAGGCTATTTTAGAAGCACAATTATTAATGTTGGCTTCTCACAATATCCTGAACCCTGCAAATGGTGCTCCAATTACTGTACCTTCTCAGGACATGGTCTTGGGTCTATATTACATGACTAAAGAGCGTATTTCTACAGAAGATCACAAAATTTTAGGTCAGGATTTAACTTTCTATTCTGCTGAAGAAGTAAATATTGCATTAAACGAAGGAAGATTAGAATTAAATGCTCGTGTAAAAATCCGTGCAAAAGATTTTAATGAAAACGGAGAGCTAGTGTACAAAATCATCCAAACAACTGCAGGACGTGTATTATTTAACGAAGTAGTACCTGAAGCAGCTGGATATATCAACGACGTATTAACTAAGAAAAACCTTAGAGATATTATTGGACACATTTTAAGTGTGACTGATGTACCTACAACGGCAGCTTTCTTGGATAATATGAAAGATATGGGCTATAAATTCGCATTTAGAGGAGGTTTATCATTCTCTTTAGGTGATATTAGAATCCCAGAACAAAAAACTAAATTGATTGCAGATGCCAGAGAACAAGTTGAAGGTATCTCAACCAACTATAACATGGGTCTTATTACCAATAACGAGCGTTACAACCAGGTTATTGACGTATGGACTTCTGCGAATGCACAGCTTACTGAGTTAGCAATGAAAAATATTAGAGAAGACCAGCAAGGTTTCAACTCTGTATATATGATGCTTGACTCTGGAGCGAGGGGTTCTAAGGAGCAGATTCGTCAGTTAACAGGTATGCGTGGTTTGATGGCTAAGCCTAAAAAATCTACTGCCGGTGGTGGTGAGATTATTGAAAACCCGATTCTTTCTAACTTTAAGGAAGGTCTTTCAATCCTTGAGTACTTCATTTCTACTCACGGTGCTCGTAAAGGTCTTGCGGATACAGCTCTTAAAACAGCCGATGCTGGTTACTTGACAAGAAGACTTCATGACGTTTCTCAAGATGTTATTGTTAACATCGAGGATTGTGGAACTCTTAGAGGTGTTGAAGTATCTGCATTGAAGAAAAATGAGGAAATCGTTGAATCATTAGGAGAGAGAATTTTAGGACGTGTTGCATTACAAGACGTTATTAATCCTCTTACTAACGAAGTAATGGTTAAATCTGGAGAGCAAATCACTGAATCAATCATGAGAACAATAGAAGCTTCTCCAGTTGAAAAAGTAGAGGTTAGATCTCCATTAACTTGTGAAGCTACAAAAGGTATTTGTGCTAAATGTTACGGTAGAAACTTAGCTACTGGTAAGATGACACAAAGAGGTGAAGCTGTCGGAGTTATTGCAGCTCAGTCTATTGGTGAGCCAGGTACACAGTTAACACTTCGTACGTTCCACGTTGGAGGGGTTGCCGGAGGAATTTCTGAAGAATCTAGTATTGTTACAAGATTTAACGGTAGATTAGAAATTGAAGATTTAAAAACAGTAAAAGGAGAAGACAGCGAAGGAAACTCTGTTGATATCGTGGTTTCACGTTCAACTGAATTGAAATTGGTTGACGAGAAAACAGGAATTGTTTTAAATACGCATAACATTCCTTACGGATCTAGTATTTTTGTTAATGATGGAGATACTGTTGCAAAAGGAACTGTAATCTGTAAATGGGATCCATATAATGGTGTAATTGTTTCTGAATTTACTGGTAAGATTGCTTACGAAGATTTAGAGCAAGGACAAACATTCATGGTTGAAATTGATGAGCAGACAGGTTTCCAGGAAAAAGTAATTTCTGAAGCCAGAAACAAAAAATTAATCCCAACTTTATTGGTTTACGGTAAAGAAGGTGAATTGATTCGTTCATACAACTTACCGGTTGGAGCTCACTTGATGGTTGAGAATGGCGAGAAAATTAAGGCTGGTAAAGTCTTGGTTAAAATTCCGCGTCGTTCTTCAAAATCTGGGGATATTACAGGAGGTTTACCAAGAATTACAGAGCTGTTAGAAGCTCGTAATCCTTCTAACCCAGCTGTAGTTTCTGAGATAGATGGTGTTGTTTCTTTTGGAAAAATCAAAAGAGGTAATCGTGAGATCGTTATCGAATCTAAATTTGGTGATGTTAGAAAATATCTTGTAAAATTATCAAGTCAAATCCTTGTTCAGGAAAATGACTTTGTAAGAGCCGGTGTTCCATTGTCTGATGGTGCTATTACTCCGGATGATATCTTAAGAATTCAGGGACCTGCTGCTGTTCAACAGTACTTGGTAAATGAAATTCAGGAAGTTTACCGTTTACAAGGGGTAAAAATCAACGACAAGCACTTTGAAGTTGTTATTCGTCAGATGATGCGTAAAGTAAGGGTTCAGGATCCTGGAGATACTTTATTCTTAGAAGACCAATTGATTCATACTAAAGACTTTATTGTTCAAAATGATAAGTTATATGGAATGAAAGTGGTTGAAGATGCCGGAGATTCTTCTGTATTGAAACCAGGTCAGATTATTACACCTCGTGAATTGCGTGATGAAAATTCATTATTGAAACGAAATGATAGAAATCTTGTAGTAGCAAGAGACGTAATTACAGCAACTGCAACGCCAGTTTTACAAGGTATTACAAGAGCTTCGTTACAAACTAAATCATTTATTTCTGCGGCTTCATTCCAGGAGACAACGAAAGTACTTAACGAAGCTGCAGTAGCTGGTAAAGTAGATGACTTAGAAGGATTAAAAGAAAATGTAATTGTTGGTCACAGAATTCCTGCGGGAACTGGTATGAGAGAATACGATAATACTATTGTAGGATCTAAAGACGATTACAATGAAATGATGGCAAATAAAGAAGAGTATATTTATTAA
- a CDS encoding AAA family ATPase produces MSDVAAIHNLVQKRNELKTEIAKIIVGQDAVVDQILLCIFSGGHALLIGVPGLAKTLMINTLSQALGLDFKRIQFTPDLMPSDILGSEILDENRQFKFIKGPIFSNIILADEINRTPPKTQAALLEAMQERSVTIAGHNYKLDLPYFVLATQNPIEQEGTYPLPEAQLDRFMFAIKLEYPTFEEEVQVVKQTTSDVKTKINPLFTAQEIIDFQHLIRRIPVADNVIEYAVTLVSKTRPDNSLTNDFVKNYLDWGAGPRASQNLILAAKAHAAFNGKFSPDIEDVKAVATGILRHRIIKNYKADAEGITEEVIIQKLM; encoded by the coding sequence ATGTCTGACGTAGCAGCAATTCATAATTTAGTTCAAAAAAGAAACGAATTAAAAACCGAGATAGCAAAAATCATTGTAGGGCAGGATGCCGTTGTAGATCAAATTTTACTTTGCATATTTTCAGGAGGACACGCACTTTTAATTGGGGTTCCTGGTTTGGCGAAAACTTTAATGATTAATACTTTGTCTCAGGCTTTGGGGCTGGATTTTAAAAGAATTCAGTTTACACCGGATTTAATGCCTTCGGATATTTTAGGAAGTGAAATTCTGGATGAAAACCGACAGTTTAAGTTTATCAAAGGACCGATTTTTTCCAACATCATTCTAGCTGATGAGATCAACAGAACTCCACCAAAAACTCAGGCTGCATTATTAGAAGCAATGCAGGAACGGTCTGTAACAATTGCTGGGCATAACTATAAATTAGATTTACCTTATTTTGTATTGGCGACCCAAAACCCAATTGAGCAGGAAGGAACATATCCTTTACCGGAAGCTCAGTTAGACCGTTTTATGTTTGCTATAAAATTAGAATATCCAACATTCGAAGAAGAAGTTCAGGTTGTTAAACAAACTACTTCAGATGTGAAAACTAAAATAAATCCGTTGTTTACAGCTCAGGAGATAATAGACTTCCAGCATTTGATCCGTAGAATTCCAGTAGCAGATAATGTCATTGAATATGCAGTGACACTTGTTAGTAAAACACGTCCTGATAATAGCCTGACTAATGATTTTGTTAAAAATTATCTGGATTGGGGAGCAGGCCCAAGAGCTTCTCAAAATTTAATTTTAGCAGCCAAAGCACATGCTGCTTTTAACGGCAAATTTTCACCCGATATTGAAGATGTAAAAGCAGTGGCAACCGGAATCTTACGTCACAGGATTATCAAAAATTATAAAGCAGATGCAGAAGGAATTACAGAAGAAGTAATTATCCAGAAGTTGATGTAA
- a CDS encoding peptide chain release factor 3 translates to MSFLKEIQRRRTFGIISHPDAGKTTLTEKLLLFGGAIQEAGAVKNNKIKKGATSDFMEIERQRGISVSTSVLAFNYKDKKINILDTPGHKDFAEDTFRTLTAVDSVIVVIDVAKGVEEQTEKLVAVCRMRNIPMIVFINKLDREGKDAFDLMDEVEQKLGLKVTPLSFPIGMGYDFQGIYNLWEENINLFSGDSRKNIEETIAFSDVQNNPELDKIVGQKAAEKLREELELIDEVYPKFDRQDYLDGKIQPVFFGSALNNFGVRELLDCFVTIAPSPRPKDSETRLVDPAEEKMSGFVFKIHANMDPKHRDRLAFIKIVSGTFERNKPYYHVRQKKNLKFSSPNAFFAEKKEIVDISYPGDIVGLHDTGNFKIGDTLTEGELMSFKGIPSFSPEHFRYINNADPMKAKQLDKGIDQLMDEGVAQLFTLEMNNRKIIGTVGALQYEVIQYRLEHEYGAKCTYENFPVHKACWVKPNDPKSEEFKEFKRIKQKFLAHDKYGQLVFLADSDFTIQMTQSKYPNVKLFFTSEFE, encoded by the coding sequence ATGAGCTTTTTAAAAGAAATACAACGCAGAAGAACTTTTGGAATTATCTCGCATCCTGATGCCGGTAAAACAACATTGACAGAAAAATTATTACTTTTTGGAGGTGCAATCCAGGAAGCAGGCGCCGTAAAAAATAATAAAATTAAAAAAGGAGCCACAAGTGATTTCATGGAAATCGAACGCCAAAGAGGTATTTCGGTTTCAACATCTGTTCTTGCTTTTAATTATAAAGACAAAAAAATCAACATTCTTGATACGCCTGGACACAAGGATTTTGCCGAAGATACTTTTAGAACATTAACAGCTGTAGACAGTGTCATTGTTGTAATTGACGTTGCAAAAGGGGTCGAGGAACAAACTGAAAAACTGGTTGCAGTTTGTAGAATGAGAAACATTCCAATGATTGTTTTCATCAACAAATTAGACCGTGAAGGTAAAGATGCTTTTGATTTGATGGATGAAGTAGAACAAAAGTTAGGATTAAAAGTTACACCTCTAAGTTTCCCTATCGGAATGGGATATGATTTTCAGGGAATTTATAATTTATGGGAAGAAAACATCAATCTTTTTAGTGGGGACAGCCGTAAAAATATTGAAGAAACAATTGCTTTTTCTGATGTACAAAACAATCCGGAACTAGATAAAATTGTTGGTCAGAAAGCTGCAGAAAAACTTCGTGAAGAATTAGAATTAATTGATGAAGTCTATCCAAAATTTGATCGCCAGGATTATTTAGACGGAAAAATTCAGCCTGTATTTTTTGGCTCTGCGTTAAACAATTTTGGAGTTCGCGAGTTGTTGGATTGTTTCGTTACAATCGCACCATCACCAAGACCAAAGGATTCTGAAACCCGTTTGGTTGATCCTGCTGAAGAAAAAATGTCTGGTTTTGTTTTCAAAATCCATGCAAATATGGATCCAAAACACCGTGACCGATTAGCTTTTATTAAAATTGTTTCCGGAACATTCGAAAGAAACAAACCATATTACCATGTTCGTCAGAAGAAAAATTTAAAATTTTCCAGCCCAAATGCTTTTTTTGCAGAGAAAAAAGAAATCGTAGATATTTCTTATCCGGGAGATATTGTTGGTCTTCATGATACAGGGAATTTTAAAATTGGTGATACTTTGACTGAAGGAGAATTAATGAGTTTCAAAGGAATTCCAAGCTTCTCTCCTGAACACTTTAGATATATCAACAATGCAGATCCAATGAAAGCAAAACAATTGGATAAAGGAATTGATCAGTTAATGGATGAAGGTGTAGCGCAATTATTTACATTAGAAATGAATAATCGTAAGATTATCGGTACTGTTGGCGCACTACAATATGAAGTTATCCAATACCGTTTAGAGCATGAATACGGTGCTAAATGTACCTATGAAAATTTCCCTGTTCACAAAGCATGTTGGGTAAAACCGAATGATCCTAAAAGTGAAGAGTTTAAAGAATTTAAAAGAATCAAACAAAAATTTCTGGCTCATGACAAATATGGACAATTAGTATTTTTAGCCGATTCTGACTTTACAATTCAAATGACCCAAAGCAAATATCCAAATGTAAAATTATTTTTTACATCTGAATTTGAATAA
- a CDS encoding DUF3467 domain-containing protein yields the protein MSNPKQQEQINIELDETIAEGIYSNLAIINHSSSEFVLDFVNIMPGTPKAKVKSRIVLTPQHAKRLLRAIGENIHRFEAAHGEIKETEQAPIPLNFGPAGQA from the coding sequence ATGAGTAATCCGAAACAACAAGAGCAAATTAATATTGAGTTAGACGAAACTATTGCAGAAGGAATTTATTCCAACCTTGCAATCATCAATCACTCATCATCTGAATTTGTTTTAGATTTTGTAAATATTATGCCGGGTACTCCTAAAGCAAAAGTAAAGTCAAGAATTGTACTGACGCCACAACATGCTAAAAGATTATTAAGAGCTATTGGTGAAAACATTCATCGCTTTGAAGCAGCTCATGGCGAAATCAAAGAAACTGAACAAGCGCCAATTCCGCTTAATTTTGGTCCGGCAGGACAAGCATAA